Part of the Bacteroidota bacterium genome, CTCGGCGAGGACCTTGGTGATGGCGGCGGTGAGGGTGGTCTTGCCGTGGTCGACGTGGCCGATGGTGCCGACGTTGACGTGGGGCTTGGTGCGCTGGAAGGTCTCTTTGGCCATGAGAGGGTACCTCTGCTGGAGTGTCTACTGCTGAAATGTGTGCTGCTCGGTGCTGCAGGCCGTCGCCGGCCCGTGGAGCCTCCTCCCGGACTTGAACCGGGGACCCCTTCCTTACCATGGAAGTGCTCTACCGCTGAGCTAAGGAGGCGTTGTCAAGTGACGAGGTACGAACGACGAGTTTCGAACAGCTACCCGTTCGTCGCTCGGCGTTCGTACTTCGCCGCTGTGCTGAGCGGGAGACGAGACTCGAACTCGCGACCCTCAGCTTGGAAGGCTGATGCTCTACCAACTGAGCTACTCCCGCTTTTTCGATGACGAGCGCCGAACGGCGAGTGACGAACGGGTGCCGAGCAGATCGCTCGTCGTTCGCCACTCGAAACGCGTCGCTCGGCCGTGGGCAGGGAAGGATTCGAACCTCCGTACTCGTATGAGAACAGATTTACAGTCTGTCGCCTTTAACCACTCGGCCACCTGCCCGGTGTACTGCGCCCGGCGTCGCCGCCGGTCTGTCGGTCCTGCCGTGTGAGCTGGCGGAGGGACTCGAACCCCCGACCTGCTGATTACAAATCAGCTGCTCTACCAACTGAGCTACGCCAGCCTGTCCAGCAGAGCGTGCCAACGCGGCGGAACGTGACAGACTCGAAAGGTAGCGAGCCTGCCAGGCCCCTGTCAACTCCCGAAGCGGCCTCAGATTCCGGTTTCGGGGTCTTCGCCGTTTCTTTGTGCGCTCCGCCGCCAGCGCTTCGCGCCGAGGTAGGCCCCGAGTCCGAGCACGAGCAGCACGGTGACGACCTGCCCGTAGCGTGCCAGCCATGTGCCGATCACCTCCCACTGCGCGCCGACGACGAAGCCGAGGTACACGATCAGCGCGCACCACGCGGCGGCGCTCACCGTCGCCCACAACGCAACCGGCCCGGGCCGCATCCGGGCGGCACCAACCATCAGGGCGATCACCGCCCGCGCCCCGCTCAGAAACCGGTTCGCTGCTACCACTCCGAGGCCATAGCGCTCCAGCCACCTTTTGACTTTGCGCGCGCCTTCCTTCGGGATCCATCGCAAGCGGTCCGGGTCGAGCACGGCGTCGCCGATCCGCCGCCCGACGAGGTAGACTGTGAGGAAGCCCAGCGTCTCGGCGACGGTGGCGAGCGCGATGACCGGCACCAGCCCGACCTTGCCCAGCCCGACGAGCGTGCCGCCGAAGGCGACGACCATGTCGCCGGGGATCGGCGGGATGACGTTTTCGAGGTAGGCCACGGTGAAGACCGTCGCGTAGATCCACACCGGCGGCAGGTCCTCCATCCACGCGACGATGTCGCCGAGCAGCTCAGCCATCGGCGCGACCGGCCTCGACCAGCAGGCAGACGGCGTGCGCGGCGGCTCCCTCCTCGCGCCCGGCGAAGCCGATCTGCTCCCCCGTCGTCGCCTTCACCGACACCTGCCCGATCTCGATGCCGAGCACCTCGGCCATATTCGCACGCATCGCGTCGATGTGCGGGCGGAGCTTCGGGCGCTGGAGGACGACGACCGCGTCCACGTTCCCGACCCGGTACCCGGCCTCGCCGACGACGGCGCGGACGTGCGCGAGGAGTCTTAGGCTATCGGCTCCTTTCCACTCGGCGTCGGTATCGGGAAAGTGATGCCCGATGTCGCCGAGGGCCGCCGCACCCAGGAGGGCGTCGATGACGGCGTGGACGAGCACGTCGGCGTCGGAGTGCCCGTCGAGGCCGAGCGCGCTCTCGATGCGGACGCCGCCGAGGATGAGAGGTCTGCCTTCGGTGAGGCGATGGACATCGTAGCCTATTCCTGTACGCATTGCTTCGGGCCAAGACTGCGTGGAGAAGATGGAAGATAGAGGACGGAGGATGGTGACCCCAGCTTCAGTCCTCCATCTTCAACCCTCCAGACCACACCGGCCAGAGCGCTTCGGCAAGGCTCCAGTCGGCGGGAGTGGTGATTTTGAAGGTGAGCGCCCTGCCCTCGACGAGGCGAACGGCGTGACCGAAGCGCTGCACGAGTTCGACCTCGTCGGTGCCAGTCACGCCATCAGCGCGAGCGGCAGCGTGGGCGTCGCGGAGCCAGCCGGTGCGGAACGCCTGCGGAGTCTGCATCCGCCAGAGTCCATCGCGCGGCACGGTCTCGCCGAAGACGGACGCGCCGGCCTCGGTCTCGCTGCGCCGGACGGTATCGGCTACGGGGACGGCAAGGGCGGCGGCTCCGTGCGTGCGGGCGACGTCGATGACGGCGCTCAGCCGGTCGGCCGGGAGAAAGGGCCGGACAGCGTCGTGAACGAGAACGAGATCCGTTTCCTCTGGAAGTACGAACAGGCCCCGCTCTACCGATTCTTGCCGCGTCGTCCCGCCCTCGGCGACGGCGTGCAGCTTCGTGAGACCGTAACCCTGCAGGTCAGCCTGCAGCGCTTTCGCCTCCCCCGGTGGCCCGACAACGACGAGCGCATCCACGGCGGGGTGGTGCTCGAAGATCTCCAGCGTGCGGACGAGGACCGGCGCACCGCCGAGCGTGCGGAACTGCTTGCGCCGCCCGCCCATCCGGGTCCCACTCCCGGCAGCAGGAACGACGATGGCAACGTTGCTCTCATTCATAACGCTCTGAAACGAGTAGGGGCGCGGCAAGCCGCGCCCCGACGGTGGTCTCGATGGTCGGTGCGCTCTACACGATGATCATCGCGTCGCCGAAGGAGAAGAGGCGGTACTCATGCTTGATGGCCTCGCGGTAGGCATGCATGATCAGCTCCCGGTCGGCGAAGGCCGAGACCAGCATCAGGAGCGTCGACTTCGGCATGTGGAAGTTCGTGATCAGGCGCTCGGTGATGCGGAACTCGTAGGGCGGGTAGATGAACTTGTCGGTCCAGCCCTCGCCGGTCTTGAGACCACCCGTCGCCGAGATGCTCGACTCGAGCGCGCGCACGCACGTCGTCCCGACGACGGTCACGGTGTTGGTCTGCGACTCCAGAGCACGGTTGACGGCGGAGCACGGGTCGCCGGAGATGTGGAAGTTCTCCGAGTCCATCCGGTGCTTCGTCAGGTCCTCGACCTCGACCGGGCGGAACGTGCCGAGCCCGATGTGGAGCGTCACCGGGCAGACCGAGACGCCCTTCGCCTCGAGCGCCGCGATGATCTCGGGCGTGAAGTGGAGCCCGGCCGTCGGCGCGGCGACGGCCCCGCGCTTGGCGGCGAACATCGTCTGGTAGCGCTCCTTGTCGATCGCCTCGACCTCGCGCCGGAGGTAGGGCGGGATCGGCGTCGTCCCGATCTCGTCGATCTTGGCGTAGAGCTCGTCGCTCGTGCCGTCGAACTGGAAGCGGATGGTCCGACCCCGGCTCGTGGTGTTGTCGACGACCTCGGCGACGAGGCCGTTGTCGAAGTAGAGCTTGTTGCCGACCCGGATCTTGCGCGCCGGGTTGACGATCACGTCCCAGAGTTGGCTCTCAGCGTTGAGCTCGCGCAGCAGGAAGACCTCGATGCGCGCCCCGGTCTTCTCCTTGTTGCCGAAGAGCCGCGCCGGGAAGACCTTCGTGTCGTTGACAACGAGCGCGTCGCCGGCACCGAAAAAGTCGACGATCTCGCGGAAGCTGTGGTGCTCGACCGTCCGCCGCTCTCGGTCTACGACCATCAGCCGCGCACTGTCGCGCGGCTCCGCAGGATACTTCGCGATGAGTTCCTTCGGGTAGTCGTACTGGAAGTCAGAGAGTTTCAGGGAGAGCGTGGGGCGGAAGATGCGGGGTGCTGTAGCAACACTAGCCATGCGACACGGGGAGCCGGTGGATCAGAAGCGCGTGGGTGGCGGGGAGAGCTTCGGTGATCATGATGGAAGCGTGGAAGCGGAGCCCCTCCTACGAATCGGGCGCTAATATAATAGCGTTCGCAGGCCACGCCAACTCTGTGTGAGGGTCCTTCCAATGTTCCGCGCGCCTGCCGGGCAGCGCTATGCCTGGCGCGCTGGCAGGACCCGTCCACGCACCTCGCCGAAGCCGACGCGGTACCCGTCGCCCTGCGCCCAGCCGCGCATCGTGACGAGGTCGCCGTCCTGTAGGAATCTGCGCTCGGCCCCGCCCTGGAGCTTCACCGGGTCGGTGCCACGCCAGCTCAGCTCCAGCATGCTGCCGTACGATCCCTTCTCCTCGCCGCTGATCGTGCCGCTCGCCAGGAGGTCGCCGGGGCGGACGTTGCAGCCGTTCGCGGTGTGGTGGGCGAGCTGCTGCTCGGGGCTCCAGTAGAGGTACTTCGCGTTCGACTCGGCGATCGTCGTCGGGCTGCCGGCGTCCTCGGGCCAGAGGCCGACTTCGAGGTGGAGGTCGAGCGCGCGCTTGCCGGGCTGCCGGAGGTAGTCGAGGATCGCGGGGTTGCCGGCCTCCGGCGTCTGCGGCTCGCCCTCGACGCGGAACGGCTCGAGCGCCTCGGCGGTGACGACCCACGGGCTGACGCTCGTGGCGAAGCTCTTGCCGAGGAACGGCCCGAGCGGGACGTACTCCCACTTCTGGATGTCGCGCGCCGACCAGTCGTTGACGAGGACGAACCCGAAGATGTGCTCGGCGGCCTGGTCGATTGGGACCGACGCGCCCAGTTCCGTACCAGGGCCGACGAAGAAGCCCATCTCCAGCTCGAAGTCGAGCAGCCGCGACGGGCCGAAGACCGGCGGCTCGTCGTCGCTCGGCTTGAGCTGGCCCTGGGGCCGGACCACGTCGGTGCCCGACACCACGACCGACGACGCCCGCCCGTGGTAGCCGACCGGGAGGTGCAGCCAGTTTGGAAGCAGTGCGTTGTTCGGGTCGCGGAACATCGACCCGACGTTCGTCGCGTGCTGGCGCGACGAGTAGAAGTCGGTGTAGTCCCCGACGCGCGCCGGGAGCAGCATCTCGACATCGCCGCGCGGGACGAGGGCGCGGGCGCGCAGGCCGTCATCATCGCGTAGCGTGGGCGTGCTGCCCAGCAGGAGGTGCTGGACCGTGCGCCGCGCCTCACTCCACGCCGGGCGGCCGAGCCCCATAAACCCGTTCAATGAGGACTGCGAGAAGGGGTGCTGCCCCGCGAGTACTTCACCGTCGAAGAGCCCTTCGTCCTCCAGCACCGCGAGGTCGAGCACCTGCTCGCCGATGGCGACGCCGACGCGGGGGCCCCCACCGGCCTTCCGCCGGAAGACGCCGAACGGCAGGTTCTGAATCGGAAACGGCGAGTCCGGGTGTACGTCGACGAACGAGCGAAGGGCGGGGTCGTGGGTGGGGTTCATGTTCTGAGGTGTGGAAGAGCGGAAGCAGGGAAGTGCGAAAGCGGGAGCGTGCGAAAGATAGCACGGCGGTAGATCGCGGGGTCTTCCGCTCTCCCTCTCCTCCGCTCTTCCGAGCTCACAACAGTCCGGCGGCGCGCAGGTCTTCGCGGGGCTCGTCGAAGGAACAGCTTCCGTAGGACATCGCAAATACCTCGCGGGCGCGGGCCACCTGCCGGGTGCTGATCGAGAGGTCCTGGAAGGCAAAGCCGGTTTCGTCGAACGCGAACGCCTTGATCGACTCGCCGCGCAGGAGCTGGCGCAGCGAGGCCTCGGTGAGGTCGAGCGCGTGAGCGAGGACGCCGGCCCCGAAGACGTTGAGGAAGCCGTGCATCATAGCCCCGACGGTGCGGTCGAGGTGGCGGACGGGGTGGTGCAGCCCGGCCGTCGCCTTGAACGGCACCCCGGCATCGCGGCACGCGGCCAGTACGAAGGCGACCTGCTCGGGCGTTGGGAACGCGTCCGGGGTGACGCCGCCGCAGCGCACCTTGAACCCGACCGGCGGCCCGCCGCCCGCGTTGTGCCGGGCGAGCGCCGTGACGGCCCCGCCGATGGTTTCGCGCCACTCCCCGGTGAAGCCGGCCTCGAAGTGCATCCGCTCGAAGGCCACGCCGGCCTCGGCAGCGGCCTCGCTCGCGCGGAGCAGCACGCCGGCCACGGCATCGCTGCCGGCTTCGGTCACGGCCTCCGGCAGCCGGGTCTCCAGGAGGTCGGACCGGACGCTGTCTCCATGCCGGTCCTCGAACGCCTTCACCGCCTGCATGTCGTCCCGGAATGCCCGGCGGAACGATTCGGCGTCAGCCCCGCCGCTGCCGAGTACCGAGACAGGAAACGGCGCTTCGGGGGTGAAGTGCTCCGCGTACGCGCTCAGGTCGCCCAGCCGCGAGGCCGGGCAGATGAACCGACCCAGCATCCAGGCGTCTTCGCTCTGCCGGTACGCAGCGAAGTTGGGGACGGCCACCTCCAGCGGCAGGCGAGCGGGCGGGAACAGGCCGGCGTAGTCGATCAGGCCGGCCAGGAACGCGCGGAGCCCCGCCGGGACTATCGTCTTCGACGTAGAATGAGAAGTCATCGCTAGAACGTGGGTGAGCGCTAACGTAGGTACTGCCGGACGGGGGACACGCAGGAGGAGAAGGCGCGTTCCGGCGTTTGCAAGAGATTCTAGCACTGCCGGCGCTGCCCGGTGCATGCGGAACAGGCGCGGTTGTCCGTTCATACAGAAAGTGGTAGTTTCGAGCCGTGCCGAGCGTGCGTTCTAACCGATCTGTTCGCCGCTGGCACCTCTCACCCCCGGGCCTGCCCGCGCTGCCCCTGTCCATCCGCCATCTGCCCCTCCACCGTCATGACCTCCTCTCGCCTGCTCCCACGCCTCGCG contains:
- the queA gene encoding tRNA preQ1(34) S-adenosylmethionine ribosyltransferase-isomerase QueA, which produces MKLSDFQYDYPKELIAKYPAEPRDSARLMVVDRERRTVEHHSFREIVDFFGAGDALVVNDTKVFPARLFGNKEKTGARIEVFLLRELNAESQLWDVIVNPARKIRVGNKLYFDNGLVAEVVDNTTSRGRTIRFQFDGTSDELYAKIDEIGTTPIPPYLRREVEAIDKERYQTMFAAKRGAVAAPTAGLHFTPEIIAALEAKGVSVCPVTLHIGLGTFRPVEVEDLTKHRMDSENFHISGDPCSAVNRALESQTNTVTVVGTTCVRALESSISATGGLKTGEGWTDKFIYPPYEFRITERLITNFHMPKSTLLMLVSAFADRELIMHAYREAIKHEYRLFSFGDAMIIV
- the ispD gene encoding 2-C-methyl-D-erythritol 4-phosphate cytidylyltransferase translates to MNESNVAIVVPAAGSGTRMGGRRKQFRTLGGAPVLVRTLEIFEHHPAVDALVVVGPPGEAKALQADLQGYGLTKLHAVAEGGTTRQESVERGLFVLPEETDLVLVHDAVRPFLPADRLSAVIDVARTHGAAALAVPVADTVRRSETEAGASVFGETVPRDGLWRMQTPQAFRTGWLRDAHAAARADGVTGTDEVELVQRFGHAVRLVEGRALTFKITTPADWSLAEALWPVWSGGLKMED
- a CDS encoding GTP-binding protein, producing the protein MAKETFQRTKPHVNVGTIGHVDHGKTTLTAAITKVLAE
- the fahA gene encoding fumarylacetoacetase, which gives rise to MNPTHDPALRSFVDVHPDSPFPIQNLPFGVFRRKAGGGPRVGVAIGEQVLDLAVLEDEGLFDGEVLAGQHPFSQSSLNGFMGLGRPAWSEARRTVQHLLLGSTPTLRDDDGLRARALVPRGDVEMLLPARVGDYTDFYSSRQHATNVGSMFRDPNNALLPNWLHLPVGYHGRASSVVVSGTDVVRPQGQLKPSDDEPPVFGPSRLLDFELEMGFFVGPGTELGASVPIDQAAEHIFGFVLVNDWSARDIQKWEYVPLGPFLGKSFATSVSPWVVTAEALEPFRVEGEPQTPEAGNPAILDYLRQPGKRALDLHLEVGLWPEDAGSPTTIAESNAKYLYWSPEQQLAHHTANGCNVRPGDLLASGTISGEEKGSYGSMLELSWRGTDPVKLQGGAERRFLQDGDLVTMRGWAQGDGYRVGFGEVRGRVLPARQA
- the ispF gene encoding 2-C-methyl-D-erythritol 2,4-cyclodiphosphate synthase — protein: MRTGIGYDVHRLTEGRPLILGGVRIESALGLDGHSDADVLVHAVIDALLGAAALGDIGHHFPDTDAEWKGADSLRLLAHVRAVVGEAGYRVGNVDAVVVLQRPKLRPHIDAMRANMAEVLGIEIGQVSVKATTGEQIGFAGREEGAAAHAVCLLVEAGRADG
- a CDS encoding DedA family protein, producing the protein MAELLGDIVAWMEDLPPVWIYATVFTVAYLENVIPPIPGDMVVAFGGTLVGLGKVGLVPVIALATVAETLGFLTVYLVGRRIGDAVLDPDRLRWIPKEGARKVKRWLERYGLGVVAANRFLSGARAVIALMVGAARMRPGPVALWATVSAAAWCALIVYLGFVVGAQWEVIGTWLARYGQVVTVLLVLGLGAYLGAKRWRRSAQRNGEDPETGI